One Saccharopolyspora erythraea NRRL 2338 genomic region harbors:
- a CDS encoding helix-turn-helix transcriptional regulator has protein sequence MDGPGPLGDFLQARRALLRPEDVGLRDLGPRRRVAGLRREELAQLAGVSVSYYTRLEQGLSRGASAEVLEAIGRALLLDDHEREHLNRLAEAARRTPRARRPRPEKLADETRDLLRAVDGVPALVLGRRTDVLAWNTLGHALLAGHLDFHSPDNLAERPNMSRMLFLDPHCRELYKDWKRKARAVVGNLRITVGRHPQDPLLAELIGELTMKSPEFVALWGDHRVAPCDAASYELHHPVVGPVTVTQQTLSIARSPEQVLIVCTTPAGSPSEAALALLRQTSSGQAPCTDNVSAPIAASWR, from the coding sequence ATGGACGGACCTGGCCCACTGGGCGATTTCCTGCAGGCCAGAAGGGCGTTGCTGCGACCGGAAGACGTCGGTCTGCGCGACCTCGGACCCCGCAGGCGGGTGGCCGGGCTCCGGCGCGAGGAACTGGCCCAGCTGGCGGGCGTCAGCGTTTCGTACTACACGAGGTTGGAGCAGGGCTTGTCCCGCGGGGCCTCGGCCGAGGTGCTCGAGGCGATCGGCCGCGCCCTGTTGCTCGACGACCACGAGCGCGAGCACCTCAACCGGCTCGCCGAGGCCGCACGCCGCACGCCCCGCGCCCGCCGCCCCCGGCCCGAGAAGCTCGCCGACGAGACGCGGGACCTCCTGCGCGCCGTGGACGGCGTCCCGGCGCTGGTGCTCGGCCGGCGTACGGACGTGCTGGCGTGGAACACCCTCGGGCACGCCCTGCTGGCCGGCCACCTGGATTTTCACAGCCCGGACAACCTGGCGGAGCGGCCGAACATGAGCCGGATGCTGTTCCTGGACCCACACTGCCGGGAGCTGTACAAGGACTGGAAGCGCAAGGCCCGTGCGGTGGTCGGCAACCTGCGGATCACCGTCGGCAGGCACCCGCAGGACCCACTGCTCGCGGAGCTGATCGGCGAACTGACGATGAAGAGCCCGGAGTTCGTCGCACTCTGGGGCGACCACCGCGTGGCACCCTGCGACGCCGCGTCCTACGAACTGCACCACCCCGTCGTCGGCCCGGTGACCGTGACACAGCAGACACTGTCGATCGCCCGCTCACCGGAACAAGTGCTGATCGTGTGCACGACCCCCGCCGGCTCCCCCTCCGAGGCGGCTCTCGCACTACTCCGACAGACGAGCAGCGGCCAGGCGCCTTGCACCGACAACGTCAGTGCTCCCATCGCGGCGAGCTGGCGATGA
- a CDS encoding MBL fold metallo-hydrolase: MEQNPEQITLGDVTVTRIKEFYGSVEMTPGEFFPDSPDGSWDEHRGWLAPDFWNPEADECHSAIQSWLLRSEGRTILVDTGVGNHKDRPYSPVWSRLDTSYLDTLAAAGVRPEDVDIVVNTHLHVDHVGWNTRLDGRSWVPTFPNATYLMTRRDFEFWDPANENKSVLGRGNQNVFEDSVAPVHQAGLTQLWEGSYRIDKNLRLDLAPGHTPGSSVLALESGGDRALFVGDLVHTALQIAEPETNSCFCEAPAESRATRHKLLGHAAENNALVFPAHFGGQGAAEVERNGSKFAIKQWAAFSRLS, translated from the coding sequence ATGGAGCAGAACCCCGAGCAGATCACCCTGGGCGATGTCACCGTCACCCGCATCAAGGAGTTCTACGGCTCGGTCGAGATGACTCCGGGCGAGTTCTTCCCGGACAGTCCTGACGGCTCGTGGGACGAGCACCGTGGCTGGCTGGCGCCCGACTTCTGGAATCCTGAGGCGGACGAGTGCCATTCGGCGATCCAGTCCTGGCTGCTGCGCAGCGAGGGGCGCACGATCCTCGTCGACACCGGCGTGGGCAACCACAAGGACCGGCCGTACTCGCCGGTGTGGAGCCGTCTGGACACGAGCTACCTCGACACCCTCGCCGCCGCCGGGGTGCGTCCCGAGGACGTCGACATCGTGGTCAACACGCACCTGCACGTCGACCACGTCGGCTGGAACACCCGGCTCGACGGCCGTAGCTGGGTGCCGACCTTCCCGAACGCCACGTACCTGATGACGCGGCGGGACTTCGAGTTCTGGGACCCGGCCAACGAGAACAAGTCCGTGCTGGGCCGCGGGAACCAGAACGTCTTCGAGGACAGCGTCGCGCCGGTCCACCAGGCCGGCCTGACCCAGCTGTGGGAGGGGTCGTACCGGATCGACAAGAACCTGCGGCTCGATCTCGCTCCCGGGCATACCCCCGGCTCGTCCGTACTCGCCCTGGAGTCCGGCGGCGACCGGGCCCTGTTCGTCGGGGACCTGGTGCACACCGCGCTGCAGATCGCGGAGCCGGAGACCAACTCCTGCTTCTGCGAGGCCCCGGCCGAGTCCCGGGCCACCCGGCACAAGCTGCTCGGCCACGCCGCCGAGAACAACGCGCTCGTTTTCCCCGCGCACTTCGGCGGCCAGGGCGCCGCGGAGGTCGAACGCAACGGGTCGAAGTTCGCGATCAAGCAGTGGGCGGCCTTCTCCCGCCTGTCCTGA